The bacterium genome includes the window CAATCCGTGGACGAAGTCAATTCTTGACGATCTGGGCTATCATGGCGTGCTATGGTCGGTTATCGCGCGCGACTGGGAGCCGACCTCGGCCGAAGAACTACTCTCGCGGTTGACATCTCGACTGCACGAGGGGGCAATCGTTGTCCTTCACGACGGTCATCCGACAACTCAGCAAGTAATCGAGCTGTTGCCCCGTCTCGCCGAAGAGGTTGCGCGACGGGGCTGGCGTTTCACAGTCCTCCCCACTTCTCATGCCGAATGCTCTCCTTGATCCGCCGTGCCAATCTTCCTCATTTTCATAGTTGCTTTTCTGATTTATGTGATTATCGCGGTCTATCTGGCCCGCGGTATTCATAATCACTATCCAATCCGGACCGATGAGCCTCCGGTAACCATAGTCATTCCCGCCCGCAATGAGGAAGACCAACTTGCGGGGGTATTGGATTCGCTGCTGGCGGTAGATTATCCGGCCGACAGGCTGCAGATCGTAGTGGTGAATGATTTCTCGGAAGACCGAACCCGAGAGATCGCTCTCGGCTATGCCAATCGCTTCCAATGCCGTTATGAGATCCATGACGCGGTGGACGAGTCCGACGGAAAGCTTGTCCTGAAAACGCGGCCGCTTGCCCAGGGGATTGATCGCGCCACGGGCGAGATCATTCTCATGACCGACGCCGATTGTACGGTGCCGCGTGACTGGGTGCGAAGTATGGTGGCTTATTACGCAGACGGCGTCGGCATGGTGTGCGGTATGACGCTCCCTCATCCCCACGAACATGCAACATTTCCATTGACGTGGTTTGAGACTCTGGATTGGCTGTTTTTGCTGGGCGCATGCACGGGGATGTCCGGGAAAGGCCGTCCACAAGCCCTGATCGGGAACAACTACTCTATTCGCCGAGCCGCCTATGAGGAAATCGGCACGTTTCGCGGTTTGCCGGTGGCGGATATTGATGACATCGTGCTACTCAAGGCGATGGGACGGAACGGAAAGTGGAAGATCATCTTCCCTGCATACAAGGGAGTGATGGTCCATACCCGACCTCTTCCGTCACTACTCGAACT containing:
- a CDS encoding glycosyltransferase is translated as MPIFLIFIVAFLIYVIIAVYLARGIHNHYPIRTDEPPVTIVIPARNEEDQLAGVLDSLLAVDYPADRLQIVVVNDFSEDRTREIALGYANRFQCRYEIHDAVDESDGKLVLKTRPLAQGIDRATGEIILMTDADCTVPRDWVRSMVAYYADGVGMVCGMTLPHPHEHATFPLTWFETLDWLFLLGACTGMSGKGRPQALIGNNYSIRRAAYEEIGTFRGLPVADIDDIVLLKAMGRNGKWKIIFPAYKGVMVHTRPLPSLLELARQRRRWLKGLDHVGWRGRFVLGFGMAAHVTLPLWPILLGGWSLLPFALLVMGDGAVLASMLRHYRLGRLRWLVPLYPLFTCLYGIVLVALLLGGKKVSWKSRQF